One stretch of Streptomyces sp. R21 DNA includes these proteins:
- a CDS encoding SRPBCC family protein: MARNRCLILSSPAEVWRLLSDGHRYGEWVTGTQQVLAADPHWPDVGARLQVRVGAGPLTLDDTCVVRISEPRHRLELEAKADPFGAARIAMKLTPWGEHTLFTLDWHPLRGPGTRMHGLPVNYFVSVRNGMMLTKLARIAVREHDATV, encoded by the coding sequence ATGGCCCGGAACCGCTGTCTGATCCTGAGCTCGCCAGCCGAAGTCTGGCGCCTGCTGTCCGACGGCCACCGCTACGGGGAGTGGGTGACAGGAACCCAGCAGGTCCTCGCCGCGGACCCGCATTGGCCAGACGTCGGTGCCCGACTTCAAGTCCGCGTCGGCGCGGGCCCTCTGACCCTCGACGACACCTGCGTCGTCCGGATCTCCGAACCGCGACACCGTCTGGAACTGGAAGCGAAGGCAGATCCCTTCGGCGCGGCTCGCATCGCCATGAAGTTGACCCCCTGGGGCGAGCACACCCTCTTCACCCTCGATTGGCACCCCCTCCGAGGCCCCGGCACCCGGATGCACGGACTCCCCGTGAACTACTTCGTCTCGGTCCGCAACGGCATGATGCTGACGAAGCTGGCTCGGATCGCGGTGCGCGAGCATGACGCGACCGTGTGA
- a CDS encoding LacI family DNA-binding transcriptional regulator, with protein sequence MTRKSNVEAGGRLTIRDVAARAGVSASTVSRVLGGDYPVSTATRTRVMRAVRELDYVADARAKAIAGVGTPTLAFVLDDITGPSFAHMAHGVEREATRLGHLCLVCSTDGDAEHELEFIETMRAQRAAAVILVGGAADTGEYRERMARIANSLASAGSRLVLCGRPPLERGTPVTVIEYDNEGGAYALCAHLLAQGHERVLFLGGKPDNSTAQGRERGYLAAHRARGMDPDPALRLSGDFTRDSGHRLMRQALAQGLEFTAVFAATDMVASGALTALHEAGLQVPADVSLAGYDDIPYARDLHPPLTTVHVPYEELGRLAVRTALGRTPDAPNEHLLLGTHVVVRDSVAAPGGQ encoded by the coding sequence ATGACCAGGAAGAGCAACGTGGAGGCCGGGGGACGGCTCACGATCAGGGACGTGGCGGCGCGCGCGGGAGTGTCCGCGTCGACGGTGTCGCGCGTGCTCGGGGGCGACTACCCGGTGAGCACGGCGACCCGCACGCGGGTGATGCGGGCGGTCCGTGAGCTGGACTACGTCGCGGACGCCCGCGCCAAGGCGATCGCGGGAGTCGGCACCCCGACGCTGGCGTTCGTGCTCGACGACATCACCGGCCCGTCGTTCGCGCACATGGCGCACGGCGTGGAGCGCGAGGCGACCCGGCTCGGCCATCTGTGCCTGGTGTGCAGCACGGACGGCGACGCCGAGCACGAGCTGGAGTTCATCGAGACGATGCGCGCCCAGCGTGCCGCGGCGGTGATCCTGGTCGGCGGCGCCGCCGACACCGGCGAGTACCGCGAGCGCATGGCGCGCATCGCCAACTCCCTCGCCTCGGCCGGGTCGCGGCTCGTTCTGTGCGGGCGGCCACCGCTGGAGCGCGGGACACCGGTGACGGTCATCGAGTACGACAACGAGGGCGGCGCCTACGCCCTGTGCGCGCACCTTCTCGCCCAGGGCCACGAGCGGGTCCTCTTCCTCGGGGGCAAGCCGGACAACAGCACGGCGCAGGGCCGCGAGCGCGGCTATCTCGCCGCCCACCGGGCCCGCGGCATGGACCCCGACCCGGCGCTGCGGCTGTCCGGGGACTTCACTCGCGACTCCGGGCACCGTCTGATGCGTCAAGCCCTCGCCCAGGGGCTGGAGTTCACCGCTGTGTTCGCCGCCACCGACATGGTCGCCTCGGGCGCGCTGACCGCGCTGCACGAGGCGGGGCTGCAGGTTCCGGCCGATGTCTCGCTCGCCGGTTACGACGACATCCCGTACGCCCGTGACCTCCACCCCCCGCTGACCACGGTCCACGTCCCCTACGAGGAACTCGGCCGCCTCGCCGTCCGCACCGCCCTCGGCCGCACCCCCGACGCGCCGAACGAGCACCTGCTCCTCGGCACCCATGTCGTGGTCCGCGACTCGGTGGCGGCTCCGGGAGGCCAGTAG
- a CDS encoding alginate lyase family protein: MTTLSRRGLIQASTALLLAAGTTSLSAPTVRAETPGTTAEFTFAHPGLLHTAGDLARMKDAVAAKQSPIHDGYLALAAHARSSASYPVQNTGQITSWGRGPSNFMNQAVADSAAAYQNALMWCATGERAHADKARDILNAWSASLTAITGADGPLGAGLQAFKFVNAAELLRHTGYDGWADADIARCEESFLRVWYPAVSGYMLYANGNWDLTSIQTILAIGVFCENRTLFEDALRFAAAGAGNGSVLHRVVTADGQGQESGRDQGHEQLAVGLLGDAAQVAWSQGVDLWGYDDHRILAGAEYAARYNLGGDVPFILDLDRTGKYIKTAVSDKGRGTLPPIYEMYYAHYAGVRGLDTPHTKAAVFRGTGGARVVEGSNDDLPSWGTYTYAGVTASPPTEPTPPAGLTAAGEDGSVTVNWLPSAGATAYTVRRATKPEGPYETVATGVDQPTYTDDGARTGRTYYYTVISSNARGMSGSSLPVAASAGLPRPWSTRDVGEVKTPGSARFDGERFVLEASGTADTHRLVHLPLRGDGTVTARIVWPLSSQYSKIGVTLRGSLDAGAAHASMLIQGLPLHTWSGVWTVRPKAGAATSATGSTPVPPSQQQTITTSASFPISNLGTLPESATPLEAPHVEGAGDGYRLRKPYWVRVTRKGGRCTGFLSPDGIRWTEVGSTKAELGGTVYAGLALTSCLGVDEEYAETGTGAFDNVSVTSSSGDVWTPPRPARSTTDLRSTAGADAVELAWTDPDLSARYLVLRAARADGPYETLATGVGPVGFGTHIRYADATGAPGTTYHYAVAKTGTGGRGPLSEPVEAQMPTPSVPEITSATEVFANQGAELRHLLRASHEPVRFTADNLPDSLRLNRRTGLICGTPTDTGEFTVTTTAGNAAGTASDTLTVTVGTPPPAPWTYGDLGDPILDDRALGTLGVVAIRTPGSTSYDGGTFTVRGAGVDLNANGQGMTGQFVRRTVSGDCEITARMLSRTGSTTDRVGLLMTKSLSPFDQAAGAIVTGGTTAQLMLRKTVAGASAFTGNGAVQLPCLLRLKRAGTAFSAALSTDDGATWTSLAEGQIPDFGDAPYYVGLVVCSRSPLTLGTTQFEQVSIAPT; encoded by the coding sequence GTGACCACGCTCAGCCGCCGCGGCCTCATCCAGGCGTCCACGGCGCTGCTCCTCGCCGCGGGCACGACCTCCCTGTCCGCGCCCACGGTCCGGGCCGAAACCCCAGGCACCACCGCGGAGTTCACGTTCGCCCACCCCGGCCTCCTGCACACCGCAGGCGACCTCGCCCGTATGAAGGACGCGGTCGCCGCCAAGCAATCGCCCATCCATGACGGCTACTTGGCACTCGCGGCGCACGCCCGCTCCTCGGCGTCGTACCCGGTCCAGAACACCGGCCAGATCACCTCCTGGGGCCGCGGCCCCTCCAACTTCATGAACCAGGCCGTCGCAGACTCGGCCGCCGCATATCAGAACGCCCTGATGTGGTGCGCGACCGGCGAGCGCGCGCACGCCGACAAGGCCCGCGACATCCTCAACGCCTGGTCGGCGTCGCTGACCGCGATCACCGGCGCCGACGGCCCGCTCGGCGCCGGGCTCCAGGCCTTCAAGTTCGTCAACGCGGCCGAGCTGCTGCGGCATACCGGTTACGACGGATGGGCGGACGCCGACATCGCCCGCTGCGAGGAGTCCTTCCTGCGCGTCTGGTATCCGGCAGTGTCCGGCTACATGCTCTACGCCAACGGCAACTGGGATCTGACGTCCATTCAGACCATCCTGGCCATCGGCGTGTTCTGCGAGAACCGGACCCTTTTCGAGGACGCGTTGCGGTTCGCGGCGGCGGGCGCCGGTAACGGCAGCGTCCTGCACCGCGTCGTCACCGCCGACGGCCAGGGCCAGGAGTCCGGCCGCGACCAGGGCCACGAGCAGCTCGCCGTAGGCCTGTTGGGTGACGCCGCCCAGGTCGCCTGGAGCCAGGGCGTCGACCTGTGGGGCTACGACGACCACCGCATCCTCGCGGGCGCCGAGTACGCCGCCCGCTACAACCTGGGCGGCGACGTCCCCTTCATCCTCGACCTCGACCGCACCGGCAAGTACATCAAGACGGCTGTCTCGGACAAGGGCCGCGGCACCCTGCCGCCGATCTACGAGATGTACTACGCCCACTACGCCGGTGTCCGCGGCCTCGACACCCCGCACACGAAGGCCGCCGTCTTTCGCGGCACCGGTGGCGCCCGCGTCGTCGAGGGCAGCAACGACGACCTGCCGAGCTGGGGCACCTACACCTACGCCGGTGTGACGGCCTCACCGCCCACCGAGCCGACACCTCCGGCGGGCCTCACGGCGGCAGGGGAGGACGGGTCGGTCACCGTCAACTGGCTGCCGTCCGCGGGGGCCACCGCCTACACCGTGCGCCGGGCAACCAAGCCTGAGGGTCCGTACGAGACCGTCGCGACCGGTGTCGACCAGCCGACGTACACCGACGACGGCGCGCGCACGGGACGGACGTACTACTACACGGTCATCTCCTCCAACGCCCGTGGAATGAGCGGGAGTTCGCTCCCGGTAGCGGCTTCCGCCGGTCTTCCGCGACCCTGGTCCACCCGCGACGTGGGCGAAGTGAAGACCCCCGGCTCCGCTCGCTTCGACGGCGAGCGGTTCGTGCTGGAGGCGAGCGGCACCGCCGACACCCACCGGCTCGTCCACCTGCCGCTGCGCGGCGACGGCACGGTCACCGCGCGGATCGTGTGGCCGCTCAGCTCGCAGTACTCCAAGATCGGCGTGACCCTTCGCGGCTCGCTCGACGCGGGCGCCGCACACGCCTCGATGCTCATACAGGGACTGCCACTGCACACCTGGAGCGGCGTGTGGACCGTGCGGCCGAAGGCGGGGGCGGCGACCTCCGCCACCGGCAGCACCCCCGTTCCGCCGTCCCAGCAACAGACGATCACCACGTCCGCGTCCTTCCCGATCTCGAACCTCGGCACCCTGCCGGAGTCGGCGACCCCGCTGGAGGCCCCGCATGTCGAGGGCGCGGGCGACGGCTACCGGCTGCGGAAGCCGTACTGGGTGCGGGTCACCCGCAAGGGCGGCCGCTGCACCGGTTTCCTGTCCCCGGACGGCATCCGCTGGACCGAAGTCGGCTCCACCAAGGCTGAGTTGGGCGGCACGGTGTACGCCGGCCTCGCCCTCACCTCCTGCCTCGGCGTCGACGAGGAGTACGCCGAGACCGGCACCGGAGCCTTCGACAACGTCAGCGTGACATCGTCGTCCGGCGACGTCTGGACCCCGCCCCGGCCCGCCCGGTCCACCACGGACCTGCGGTCCACCGCCGGAGCCGACGCGGTCGAACTGGCCTGGACCGACCCGGACTTGTCGGCTCGCTACCTGGTGCTGCGCGCGGCGCGCGCCGACGGACCGTACGAGACCCTCGCCACCGGCGTCGGCCCGGTCGGCTTCGGCACCCACATCCGGTACGCGGACGCGACGGGGGCGCCCGGAACGACGTACCACTACGCCGTCGCGAAGACCGGCACCGGCGGGCGCGGCCCGCTCTCGGAACCCGTCGAGGCGCAGATGCCTACCCCATCGGTACCGGAAATCACCTCCGCCACCGAGGTGTTCGCGAACCAGGGTGCCGAACTCCGGCATCTGCTGCGCGCCTCGCACGAGCCCGTTCGGTTCACAGCGGACAACCTGCCCGACAGCCTGCGACTCAACAGACGCACCGGCCTGATCTGCGGAACCCCTACCGACACAGGCGAGTTCACGGTCACGACCACCGCGGGCAACGCGGCAGGAACCGCGTCCGACACCCTCACCGTCACCGTCGGTACCCCGCCTCCCGCCCCCTGGACGTACGGCGATCTCGGCGACCCCATCCTCGACGACCGCGCCCTGGGAACCCTGGGCGTGGTCGCCATCCGTACTCCCGGCAGCACGTCGTACGACGGCGGGACGTTCACCGTGCGCGGTGCCGGCGTCGATCTGAACGCCAACGGCCAAGGGATGACAGGGCAGTTCGTACGGCGGACCGTCAGCGGCGATTGCGAGATCACCGCCAGGATGCTCTCCCGTACCGGATCAACCACCGACCGTGTGGGCCTGCTGATGACCAAGTCGCTGTCGCCGTTCGACCAGGCGGCCGGGGCGATCGTCACCGGCGGGACCACCGCACAGCTCATGCTCCGCAAGACCGTGGCGGGAGCCTCCGCCTTCACCGGCAACGGAGCCGTCCAACTCCCTTGCCTGCTGCGGCTGAAGCGCGCCGGGACCGCCTTCAGCGCAGCGCTGTCCACCGACGACGGCGCCACCTGGACCTCCCTCGCGGAGGGCCAGATCCCCGACTTCGGTGACGCCCCCTATTACGTGGGTCTCGTGGTCTGCTCCCGCAGCCCGCTGACCCTCGGCACGACGCAGTTCGAGCAGGTGAGCATCGCCCCCACCTAG
- a CDS encoding autotransporter, with the protein MRSLPHTTAAAAGALAAVALTITVPATARAAGTQDVTAAVRADRDVALTGDAVVTVPAGTTTYDGVIHGEGTLTVRGSGTLILTKDSDFTLPKSRQRQSVRTQGGNHPYTTVTNPDPPAITVERGATLQYGTGGGTGLIGHFPYGTPGYQLNQLNVRVDGTLRLSLTRTFNIGTISGSGLVTQPRNMWGTLDLAGTHPFSGVIDNGTGMAVGRPEYPVALPNARAVLNQGSWIIDTPLYQTITLRQDFYQREYGSDVNVHTRPGSKVVLTGQYSYSDRGGDTDPSLSDPSINWRAIAHQLNKRGTNIEGANVQWGDGTTHKIFMPGTADTVYINLHEASGRRSLLTFAYNGPVTLGAPIGGGRYHDTLAAPGAGDVVIKGTSGNDVTFAAKQHYDGSTTIEKGAVLRLGSGSPGGDGSLMTGTVRRTIVNNGTLVVRNTSTPVSLSRLGGTGGLTQSGAATTTLTGGEVTYKGTTTITKGTLALASGASLTHSRAIRLTSAGARLDARKAGLRVATSLTGKGTVQGAVTNDGEVAGGPTVTGSYTQTPKGELVLGGRPLKVTGAVRLAGDLDLATAGSTPSPSRTITVLNHTGATKTTGTFTGLREGAKVKLADTTYRITYRGGDGNDVVLTTATTASPSATTRANTAPGTSEVDTRAAGASAAAKGFGWWPYALGLGLLGGLLIPATRRTRGGGRRRGGRHVSKG; encoded by the coding sequence GTGCGCAGCCTCCCCCACACCACAGCAGCCGCCGCAGGCGCCCTCGCGGCGGTGGCCCTGACGATCACCGTCCCCGCCACCGCCCGGGCGGCCGGGACCCAGGACGTCACCGCGGCGGTCCGCGCCGACCGGGACGTCGCGCTCACCGGCGACGCGGTCGTCACCGTGCCGGCCGGGACCACCACGTACGACGGAGTGATCCACGGCGAGGGCACGCTCACCGTTCGCGGCAGCGGCACGCTGATCCTCACCAAGGACAGCGACTTCACGCTCCCGAAGTCCCGACAGCGGCAGAGCGTGCGGACGCAGGGCGGCAACCACCCGTACACGACGGTCACGAACCCCGATCCGCCCGCGATCACCGTCGAACGCGGCGCGACCCTCCAGTACGGCACGGGCGGCGGCACCGGCCTGATCGGCCACTTCCCGTACGGCACCCCGGGCTATCAGCTCAACCAGCTCAACGTCCGCGTCGACGGCACCCTGCGCCTCTCGCTCACCCGCACCTTCAACATCGGCACCATCAGCGGCTCGGGCCTGGTCACCCAGCCGCGCAACATGTGGGGCACGCTCGACCTCGCCGGAACCCACCCCTTCTCAGGAGTGATCGACAACGGCACCGGGATGGCGGTGGGCCGCCCCGAGTACCCGGTGGCGCTGCCCAACGCCCGCGCCGTCCTGAACCAGGGCTCCTGGATCATCGACACCCCGCTCTACCAGACGATCACCCTGCGCCAGGACTTCTACCAGCGCGAGTACGGCAGTGACGTCAACGTGCACACCCGGCCCGGCAGCAAGGTCGTGCTCACCGGCCAGTACAGCTATAGCGACCGAGGTGGCGACACGGACCCGTCACTCAGCGACCCGAGCATCAACTGGCGTGCCATCGCCCACCAGTTGAACAAGCGCGGCACCAACATCGAGGGTGCGAACGTCCAGTGGGGCGACGGCACCACCCACAAGATCTTCATGCCGGGTACGGCCGACACCGTCTACATCAACCTCCATGAGGCAAGCGGACGCCGCTCCTTGCTGACCTTCGCCTACAACGGCCCCGTCACGCTGGGCGCCCCGATCGGCGGCGGCAGATACCACGACACGCTCGCCGCGCCCGGCGCCGGGGACGTCGTGATCAAGGGGACGTCCGGCAACGACGTCACGTTTGCCGCGAAGCAGCACTACGACGGCTCGACCACCATCGAGAAGGGGGCCGTGCTGCGGCTCGGCTCGGGCTCCCCCGGCGGCGACGGCTCGCTGATGACCGGCACGGTACGGCGCACCATCGTCAACAACGGCACGCTCGTCGTCCGCAATACGTCAACTCCCGTTTCCCTGTCGCGACTTGGCGGCACCGGCGGCCTGACCCAGTCCGGCGCCGCGACGACGACCCTGACGGGCGGCGAAGTGACGTACAAGGGGACGACGACGATCACGAAGGGCACCCTCGCCCTCGCCTCCGGCGCCTCCCTCACCCATAGCAGGGCGATCCGGCTCACCTCGGCCGGAGCGCGGCTGGACGCACGGAAGGCCGGCCTGCGGGTGGCGACCTCGCTCACCGGCAAGGGCACGGTCCAGGGCGCGGTGACCAACGACGGCGAGGTCGCGGGCGGACCGACGGTGACCGGTTCCTACACGCAGACCCCGAAGGGCGAACTGGTCTTGGGCGGACGGCCATTGAAGGTGACCGGCGCCGTCCGCCTGGCCGGGGACCTGGACCTGGCGACCGCCGGATCCACCCCGTCCCCCTCCCGCACCATCACCGTGCTCAACCACACCGGCGCCACGAAGACCACCGGCACCTTCACCGGGTTGCGCGAAGGCGCCAAGGTCAAGCTCGCCGACACCACGTACCGCATCACCTACCGGGGCGGCGACGGCAACGACGTCGTCCTGACCACCGCCACCACCGCGAGCCCCTCGGCGACCACCCGCGCGAACACGGCGCCCGGAACGTCGGAGGTCGACACCCGCGCCGCGGGCGCCTCCGCCGCAGCCAAGGGGTTCGGCTGGTGGCCGTACGCCCTGGGGCTCGGACTGCTGGGCGGCCTCCTGATCCCGGCGACCCGGCGGACGCGGGGCGGGGGACGGAGGCGGGGCGGGCGGCATGTGTCGAAGGGGTAG
- the mmuM gene encoding homocysteine S-methyltransferase has translation MSSDTLSDSPRTLADALATGTVVLDGGMSNQLESAGHDLSDELWSARLLAERPEAIVEAHLGYFEAGADVAITSSYQATFEGFAKRGISPDRAAELLGLSVELAREAARRAHAKGVARPLWVAASVGPYGAMLADGSEYRGRYGLSVAELERFHRPRLEVLAAAAPDVLALETVPDADEAEALLRAIRGLGVPAWLSYSVAGDRTRAGQPLEEAFALAADADEVLAVGVNCCTPEDVDGAVETAARVTGKPVVVYPNSGETWDAQARAWAGRSTFAAEQVTGWRSGGARLIGGCCRVGPGAIAGISEALGDMGES, from the coding sequence ATGAGCAGCGACACCCTCAGCGACAGCCCGCGCACCCTCGCCGATGCCCTCGCCACCGGCACGGTCGTGCTGGACGGCGGCATGTCCAACCAGCTCGAGTCGGCCGGCCATGATCTGAGTGACGAGTTGTGGTCGGCGCGGTTGCTTGCGGAGCGGCCCGAGGCGATCGTCGAGGCGCATCTCGGGTACTTCGAGGCGGGCGCCGATGTGGCGATCACCTCCAGTTATCAGGCGACCTTCGAGGGCTTCGCCAAGCGCGGCATCTCGCCCGATCGGGCCGCCGAACTCCTCGGCCTGAGCGTCGAGTTGGCCCGCGAGGCCGCCCGCCGTGCGCACGCGAAGGGTGTCGCCCGGCCGCTGTGGGTCGCCGCGTCGGTCGGGCCGTACGGGGCGATGTTGGCGGACGGGTCGGAGTACCGGGGGCGGTACGGGCTGAGCGTCGCCGAGCTGGAGCGGTTCCACCGGCCGCGTCTGGAGGTGCTCGCCGCGGCCGCCCCGGACGTGCTCGCCCTGGAGACCGTGCCGGATGCCGACGAGGCCGAGGCCCTGCTGCGGGCGATCCGCGGCCTCGGAGTGCCCGCCTGGCTGTCGTACAGCGTCGCCGGTGACCGTACGCGGGCCGGGCAGCCTCTTGAGGAGGCCTTCGCTCTGGCCGCCGACGCCGACGAGGTCCTCGCCGTCGGCGTGAACTGCTGCACGCCCGAGGACGTGGACGGCGCCGTCGAGACCGCCGCCCGGGTGACCGGGAAGCCGGTCGTCGTCTACCCCAACAGCGGAGAGACCTGGGATGCCCAAGCCCGTGCCTGGGCGGGGCGCTCCACCTTCGCCGCCGAGCAGGTCACGGGATGGCGGAGCGGTGGAGCCCGGCTGATCGGGGGGTGCTGCCGGGTGGGGCCGGGCGCCATCGCGGGGATCTCCGAGGCACTGGGAGACATGGGAGAGAGCTGA
- a CDS encoding carboxylesterase/lipase family protein — MAVDAVNSQDPVVTTPYGAVRGRYENGIAVFRGIPYAAPPFGPRRFRPPVPPGTWDGVRDAGAFGPTPPKPPYSEAFARLLPDPVVPGDDCLNLNVWTPEPGPGARLPVMVWIHGGALTRGSSAVPVYDGHAFARDGVVLVSVNYRLGVEGYGLFPDAPANPGLRDQLAALEWVHESIERFGGDPDRVTVFGESAGAISIGALLATPRAEGLFHRAVLQSGPPEAAERDKVRRMVRRMATRLKIPATAEAFAAVDRDLLLRTQADVGKLSSPVLGGPAFGIVVDGDLVPRDPLEALIEGGAAPGVELLLGWTSEEYRLWLVPGGLHERVDRLGPVALAGAMARCHCGTEVPRGYRILHPDAGTADLVGQLVTDHLLRVPLHRLADSRQVPCHVYEFAWPSNVPDLGACHALELGFVFDTAAVPESAKLAGEGAPQELADAMHSAWVRFAVDGDPGWPAWDASHPVGVFTAGEPTVVRGPRDGELALWEAESARLASSPQTTPASVPVAGPPTRSTAPLSVVRRLRRSGEARRP; from the coding sequence ATGGCGGTGGACGCGGTGAACTCGCAGGATCCGGTGGTCACCACCCCGTACGGAGCGGTGCGTGGCCGGTACGAGAACGGGATCGCCGTCTTCCGCGGCATCCCGTACGCGGCGCCCCCCTTCGGCCCGCGCCGCTTCCGGCCCCCCGTTCCTCCCGGGACCTGGGACGGAGTGCGCGACGCGGGTGCGTTCGGGCCCACACCGCCCAAGCCGCCGTACTCCGAGGCGTTCGCCCGTCTCCTGCCCGACCCCGTCGTGCCCGGTGACGACTGCCTCAACCTGAACGTGTGGACGCCCGAGCCGGGCCCGGGCGCCCGGCTGCCGGTCATGGTGTGGATCCACGGCGGCGCGCTGACCCGCGGCTCCTCGGCCGTCCCCGTCTACGACGGACACGCCTTCGCCCGCGACGGCGTCGTCCTGGTGTCGGTCAACTACCGTCTGGGCGTGGAGGGTTACGGCCTCTTCCCGGACGCCCCCGCCAACCCGGGACTGCGCGACCAGCTCGCCGCCCTGGAGTGGGTGCACGAGTCGATCGAGCGGTTCGGCGGCGACCCGGACCGGGTGACCGTCTTCGGCGAGTCGGCCGGCGCCATCAGCATCGGCGCGCTGCTGGCCACGCCACGCGCAGAGGGCCTTTTCCACCGGGCCGTCCTGCAGAGCGGACCGCCGGAGGCGGCGGAACGCGACAAGGTGCGCCGGATGGTGCGCCGGATGGCCACCCGGCTGAAGATCCCCGCGACCGCCGAGGCGTTCGCCGCCGTCGACCGCGATCTGCTGCTGCGCACCCAGGCCGACGTCGGCAAACTCAGCAGCCCCGTCCTCGGCGGACCCGCCTTCGGCATCGTCGTCGACGGCGACCTGGTCCCGCGCGATCCGCTGGAGGCCCTGATCGAGGGCGGCGCCGCGCCTGGCGTCGAACTGCTGCTGGGCTGGACCAGCGAGGAGTACCGGCTGTGGCTGGTGCCCGGCGGCCTGCACGAGCGCGTCGACCGGCTGGGCCCGGTCGCCCTCGCCGGCGCCATGGCCCGCTGCCACTGCGGCACCGAGGTACCCCGCGGCTACCGGATCCTGCACCCCGACGCCGGCACCGCCGACCTCGTGGGCCAGCTGGTCACCGATCACCTCCTGCGCGTCCCCCTGCACCGCCTCGCCGATTCCCGCCAAGTGCCGTGCCACGTCTACGAGTTCGCCTGGCCGTCGAACGTCCCGGACCTCGGCGCCTGCCACGCCCTGGAGCTGGGCTTCGTCTTCGACACTGCCGCAGTGCCGGAGTCGGCCAAGCTCGCGGGCGAGGGCGCCCCGCAGGAACTGGCCGACGCGATGCACTCGGCGTGGGTGCGGTTCGCGGTCGACGGCGACCCGGGCTGGCCCGCCTGGGACGCCTCGCATCCGGTGGGCGTCTTCACCGCCGGAGAACCCACCGTCGTACGGGGTCCGCGTGACGGCGAACTCGCGCTGTGGGAGGCCGAGTCGGCGAGGCTCGCCAGCTCTCCGCAAACCACACCGGCATCGGTCCCTGTTGCCGGTCCGCCGACGCGTAGTACGGCGCCGCTGTCGGTCGTACGGCGTCTTCGGCGCTCCGGGGAAGCTCGGCGGCCGTGA
- a CDS encoding alginate lyase family protein, with protein MSRTNPHRQGKHTHVSRRGLLKTAGGLTAALAVGASASAVSGGTADAAPATFTHPGMLHAYGELNRAKVRVAAGDDPWLSGWNRLTANGHSASTWTPNPQATVIRGGTGENYGILYNDIHAAYQNALRWRIAGTTANGDTAVKILNAWSARLTTVTGNADRFLAAGIYGYQFANAAELMRGYSGFDLDRFKTMMLDVFYPLNNQFLTGHNDACITNYWANWDLCNMNSILAIGILCDDAAKYDQAVNYFKTGAGNGSITHAVPFVHESEGLAQYQESGRDQGHTMMGMGQLGAFCEMAWSQGDDLYGYDSNRFMKCAQYVAKYNLGQDVPYTTYTWGTGQNCAQQSQTVISSASRGQVRPVWDILHYHYAGRRGLSVPYITAIAEAGRPEGGGGDYGSTSGGFDQTGFGTLMYAK; from the coding sequence ATGAGCCGCACCAACCCCCACAGGCAGGGCAAGCACACGCACGTCAGCCGCCGCGGTCTGCTGAAGACCGCCGGCGGACTCACCGCCGCCCTCGCCGTCGGCGCCTCCGCGTCGGCGGTGAGCGGCGGTACCGCGGACGCCGCACCCGCGACCTTCACCCACCCGGGCATGCTGCACGCCTACGGAGAGCTCAACCGCGCCAAGGTCAGGGTCGCCGCGGGCGACGACCCCTGGCTCTCCGGCTGGAACCGGCTGACCGCCAACGGCCACTCCGCCAGCACCTGGACGCCCAACCCGCAGGCCACCGTCATCCGCGGCGGCACGGGCGAGAACTACGGCATCCTCTACAACGACATCCACGCCGCCTACCAGAACGCCCTGCGCTGGAGGATCGCCGGTACCACCGCCAACGGCGACACCGCCGTGAAGATCCTCAACGCCTGGTCGGCCAGACTCACCACGGTCACCGGCAACGCCGACCGTTTCCTGGCCGCCGGGATCTACGGCTACCAGTTCGCGAACGCCGCCGAACTCATGCGCGGCTACAGCGGGTTCGACCTCGACCGGTTCAAGACGATGATGCTCGACGTCTTCTACCCGCTCAACAACCAGTTCCTCACCGGCCACAACGACGCCTGCATCACCAACTACTGGGCCAACTGGGATCTCTGCAACATGAACTCGATCCTGGCCATCGGCATCCTGTGCGACGACGCGGCCAAGTACGACCAGGCGGTCAACTACTTCAAGACCGGCGCGGGCAACGGGTCGATCACCCACGCCGTCCCGTTCGTCCACGAGAGCGAGGGGCTCGCCCAGTACCAGGAGTCCGGCCGCGACCAGGGCCACACCATGATGGGCATGGGGCAGCTCGGCGCCTTCTGCGAGATGGCCTGGTCCCAGGGGGACGACCTCTACGGCTACGACAGCAACCGGTTCATGAAGTGCGCCCAGTACGTCGCCAAGTACAACCTCGGACAGGACGTGCCCTACACGACGTACACCTGGGGCACCGGCCAGAACTGCGCGCAGCAGTCGCAGACCGTGATCTCCTCCGCGAGCCGCGGCCAGGTCCGTCCGGTGTGGGACATCCTGCACTACCACTACGCCGGCAGACGCGGCCTCTCCGTCCCGTACATCACCGCCATCGCCGAGGCCGGCCGGCCCGAAGGCGGCGGCGGTGACTACGGCTCGACCAGCGGCGGCTTCGACCAGACCGGCTTCGGCACTCTGATGTACGCCAAATAG